A single region of the Hypanus sabinus isolate sHypSab1 chromosome 21, sHypSab1.hap1, whole genome shotgun sequence genome encodes:
- the nudt13 gene encoding nucleoside diphosphate-linked moiety X motif 13 isoform X2, whose protein sequence is MHFFLRNFIKPASRLSYRMASNYVSRIRYLCDLKEDDEACRKALSSGTFLLFHGLSPLLQRIQNKYIAPFVTTSELNGILKKLGQTEKWMEESVLTGCTESLVPQFALDLGQTEKARAEMLLKGRFVEFQKAFFLVEGKDSAMLSQAQALLRWHSTHLYCGRTGQPTQKNISGSKRVCGTDEVTYYPQMSPVVIMLVSNGTHCLLARQKGFPPGMYSALAGFCNIDSACADSTNRRSGKPGSSLSSTCCLSMRDSGRGCASRSGGRSWFGCVLTVVFCIPTLALSQ, encoded by the exons ATGCATTTCTTTTTGAGGAATTTCATCAAACCAGCCTCTCGGTTATCCTACAGAATGGCTTCAAATTATGTCAGTCGGATCCG CTACCTATGTGACCTGAAGGAGGATGATGAAGCCTGCCGGAAGGCTCTGAGCTCTGGAACTTTCCTGCTTTTTCATGGTCTCTCACCTCTTTTGCAGAGGATTCAGAACAAGTACATAGCACCATTTGTTACAACCTCAG AGCTGAATGGAATTCTTAAGAAGCTGGGCCAGACAGAAAAATGGATGGAGGAATCAGTTCTAACTGGTTGTACAGAAAGTCTTGTGCCACAGTTTGCACTAGATTTAG GACAAACTGAAAAAGCCAGAGCGGAAATGCTACTAAAGGGAAGGTTTGTAGAATTTCAGAAAGCCTTCTTCCTTGTGGAAGGAAAGGATTCAGCTATGCTGTCCCAG GCTCAGGCCCTTCTCCGTTGGCACAGCACACATCTCTACTGTGGTAGAACTGGACAACCAACGCAGAAAAATATATCCGGCAGCAAGCGTGTCTGTGGCACAGATGAAGTAACCTATTATCCACAG ATGTCTCCTGTGGTTATCATGTTGGTATCCAATGGAACACATTGCCTGCTGGCACGCCAGAAGGGGTTTCCTCCTGGAATGTATAGTGCGCTAGCTGGATTCTGCAACATTG attccgcatgcgcagattcaaccaaccgcagatcgggGAAACcgggaagttctctctccagcacttgttgtttgagcat gagagacagtggaagaggctgtGCATCGAGAAGTGGCGGAAGAAGTTGGTTTGGATGTGTCCTCACTGTCGTATTCTGCATCCCAACACTGGCCCTTTCCCAGTAG